In a genomic window of Sarcophilus harrisii chromosome 4, mSarHar1.11, whole genome shotgun sequence:
- the LOC105750576 gene encoding late cornified envelope protein 1E-like encodes MSCQQSQQQCQAPKCPPKCPPKCPPQAPCPPPVSSCCGSSSGGCCSSGGCCGSSSGGCCSSGSGSGCCLFSHHRRSHRHRHQRSNCCDSGSGHSQQSGGCCGSSGGCC; translated from the coding sequence ATGTCCTGCCAGCAAAGCCAGCAGCAGTGCCAGGCCCCTAAGTGTCCTCCCAAGTGTCCTCCCAAGTGCCCTCCCCAGGCTCCATGCCCTCCTCCAGTCTCTTCCTGCTGTGGCTCTAGCTCTGGAGGATGCTGCAGCTCTGGGGGATGCTGTGGGTCCAGCTCTGGGGGATGCTGCAGCTCTGGCTCTGGGAGTGGCTGCTGCCTCTTTTCCCATCACAGGAGATCCCACAGACACAGACATCAGAGGTCTAACTGCTGTGACAGTGGTAGTGGGCACAGCCAGCAGTCTGGGGGCTGCTGTGGTAGCTCTGGGGGCTGCTGCTGA